A genomic region of Leptolyngbya sp. NIES-2104 contains the following coding sequences:
- a CDS encoding orange carotenoid-binding protein: MPISLDSARSIFPSTLSADAVPATTARFNQLSAEDQLAWTWFAYLEMGKTVTVAAPGAASMQFAEPTLEQIKKMSFPEQTQVMCDLANHADTPICRTYATWSPNIKLGFWFQLGEWMEQGIVAPIPTGYQLSANASAVLQALRELDQGQQITVLRNSVVDMGYDLDKLGSFTRVSEPVVAPKAQSQRTSVKIEGINNATVLNYMDNLNANDFDVLIELFAPDGALQPPFQKPIVGKEAVLRFFREECQNLKLIPERGVAEPAEDGYTQIKVTGKVQTPWFGAAVGMNMAWRFLINPQGKIFFVAIDLLASPKELLNLIR, from the coding sequence ATGCCGATTAGCCTTGACTCAGCTCGTAGTATTTTTCCTAGTACGCTCTCAGCGGATGCTGTCCCCGCAACGACTGCTCGGTTCAATCAACTCAGCGCAGAAGATCAACTGGCATGGACTTGGTTCGCTTACCTCGAAATGGGCAAAACTGTAACCGTCGCGGCTCCGGGTGCAGCGAGTATGCAGTTTGCAGAACCGACATTAGAGCAGATCAAAAAGATGTCTTTTCCTGAACAAACACAGGTGATGTGTGACCTCGCAAACCACGCGGATACACCGATTTGCCGCACTTATGCAACTTGGTCGCCTAATATCAAACTTGGTTTCTGGTTTCAGCTTGGAGAATGGATGGAGCAAGGCATCGTTGCCCCAATTCCAACAGGTTATCAGCTTTCTGCCAATGCCTCGGCAGTCCTGCAAGCCCTCAGAGAGTTGGATCAGGGTCAGCAAATCACCGTTTTGCGGAATTCGGTTGTGGACATGGGCTATGACCTGGATAAATTGGGGAGTTTTACCCGCGTCTCAGAACCTGTTGTCGCTCCTAAAGCACAGTCTCAGCGCACCTCAGTCAAAATCGAAGGCATTAATAATGCAACGGTTCTGAACTACATGGACAACTTGAACGCGAACGATTTTGATGTCTTAATCGAGTTGTTTGCACCCGATGGAGCCTTACAACCGCCCTTCCAAAAGCCGATCGTGGGTAAAGAAGCAGTCCTCCGATTTTTCCGCGAAGAGTGCCAAAATCTGAAATTGATTCCAGAAAGAGGCGTAGCTGAACCCGCAGAAGACGGTTACACCCAAATCAAAGTCACTGGAAAAGTTCAAACTCCCTGGTTCGGCGCAGCGGTCGGGATGAACATGGCTTGGAGATTCTTGATCAATCCTCAAGGCAAAATCTTCTTTGTGGCGATCGATTTACTCGCGTCTCCAAAAGAACTGCTGAACCTGATTCGGTAG
- a CDS encoding NupC/NupG family nucleoside CNT transporter produces the protein MSWLNFLSFGGIFVLCAIAWLGSENRRVIPWKVILWGIALQLILGLLVFTFPVTRFVISVVSNSINAVLDATEAGSRFLFGSLFVPEPSVTPGPILVGRWIARAITPPYVPVAGDRLSPENLNLGYTFAFRALPLVIFFSALMSLLYYLGVIQPIVKFFAKIFRRSMNLSGAEALSGSMNIFVGIESALVVRPYLASMTRSELCAILTCCYGSIASTVLALYAGALRPTFPNITGHLVSASIMAIPACFVISKLLVPETEVPKTLGALPEEDPENDRMTADRPSGAMESVILGAMDGVKLAIAIAALLIAILGLVALVNLFFANLAGLATSNNLFVRRIGLIFQVITLQNIVGALFVPLTFLTGVSANWNEIWQASVLIGRRLLETEVPVYQQLGVLASQGTISDRALLIISYCLCGFAHLPSVGIFVGGFSTLIPSRRKDLASLGWKALWAATLATLMIGCVAGVFYFGNPSVLRG, from the coding sequence ATGTCTTGGTTAAATTTTTTATCGTTCGGTGGCATCTTTGTGCTGTGCGCGATCGCATGGCTTGGATCTGAAAACCGCCGTGTGATTCCGTGGAAGGTGATTCTCTGGGGGATTGCGCTACAGCTAATTCTCGGATTGTTAGTGTTTACGTTTCCTGTGACGCGCTTTGTGATTAGCGTCGTGAGTAATAGTATTAATGCGGTTTTAGATGCCACGGAAGCGGGGTCGCGATTCTTATTTGGATCGCTGTTTGTTCCAGAACCGAGTGTGACTCCGGGACCGATTTTAGTCGGGCGTTGGATTGCTCGTGCGATTACGCCTCCGTACGTTCCGGTTGCAGGCGATCGCTTAAGTCCTGAAAATCTCAATCTAGGGTATACCTTCGCTTTTAGAGCGTTGCCTTTAGTGATCTTTTTCTCTGCATTAATGTCACTTCTGTATTACTTGGGTGTGATTCAACCGATCGTGAAATTTTTCGCCAAGATCTTTCGTCGATCAATGAATCTCAGTGGTGCTGAAGCATTAAGCGGCTCGATGAATATTTTTGTCGGAATCGAATCCGCGCTCGTGGTTCGTCCTTATCTCGCTAGTATGACCCGAAGCGAACTCTGTGCAATTCTAACTTGCTGTTATGGAAGTATTGCTTCTACCGTTCTTGCGCTTTATGCTGGAGCATTGCGCCCCACATTTCCAAACATTACCGGGCATTTAGTTTCGGCTTCGATTATGGCGATTCCTGCCTGTTTTGTGATTTCTAAATTGCTGGTGCCTGAAACCGAAGTTCCAAAGACATTAGGAGCACTGCCCGAAGAAGACCCAGAAAACGACCGCATGACCGCAGATCGTCCATCGGGTGCAATGGAAAGTGTGATTTTAGGAGCAATGGACGGGGTGAAATTGGCGATCGCGATCGCGGCTCTTTTAATTGCAATTCTCGGACTGGTTGCGCTCGTGAATCTGTTCTTTGCTAATCTTGCCGGATTAGCCACCAGTAACAATCTCTTTGTTCGACGGATTGGCTTAATTTTCCAAGTGATTACGCTGCAAAACATTGTCGGTGCGCTGTTTGTGCCGTTGACATTTCTTACAGGGGTTTCCGCTAACTGGAATGAGATTTGGCAAGCATCGGTGTTGATTGGGCGGCGACTGCTTGAAACGGAAGTGCCTGTCTATCAGCAATTGGGTGTATTAGCGAGTCAGGGAACGATTAGCGATCGGGCTTTACTCATCATTAGTTATTGCCTCTGTGGGTTCGCTCATTTGCCTTCAGTCGGAATCTTCGTTGGCGGCTTTTCAACTCTGATTCCATCGCGTCGAAAAGATTTGGCAAGTTTGGGCTGGAAAGCGCTTTGGGCAGCCACTTTAGCGACTCTGATGATCGGGTGCGTGGCTGGAGTTTTCTATTTTGGTAATCCGTCAGTTTTGAGAGGGTAA
- a CDS encoding glycosyltransferase: MRRERLSSFSDAIAICPHESCIVIEMKKLWNPIETWTQRKSHSQTHRNSSHQAGRAIPTPRLNSIAQVSIVLPVYNEQACIRRTFEAVLRYLETHPNFTFIFVNDGSSDRTKEIITAGIHLAKTPQIRLISYHPRAGKGYAIRRGVEYAEGDLICFLDSDLAYSLAHLDLLVEKLQTCDVAIGNRSLVRGNQKKVRHGQKVAEKIFNVLPRRMLDLQYSDMQAGLKGFRKSAAKKLFFYQTLTGFSFDVELIYLAQNWGYSIAEIPAKVSEKHQKKRSKVNLIQDSIKMLLDLLKIRFNEQLGRYQ; this comes from the coding sequence ATGCGTCGAGAAAGATTAAGTTCTTTTAGCGATGCGATCGCGATTTGCCCGCATGAATCTTGTATCGTGATTGAAATGAAAAAACTTTGGAACCCGATCGAGACTTGGACACAACGAAAGAGCCACAGTCAAACTCATCGTAATTCTTCACATCAGGCGGGGCGGGCAATTCCAACCCCTCGGTTGAATTCGATCGCTCAAGTCTCGATCGTGCTTCCGGTTTATAACGAGCAAGCTTGTATTCGTCGAACATTTGAAGCGGTTTTGCGCTACTTAGAGACGCATCCGAACTTCACGTTTATTTTTGTGAACGATGGATCGAGCGATCGCACAAAAGAAATTATTACTGCTGGAATCCATCTCGCAAAAACGCCTCAAATTCGATTGATTTCCTATCATCCGCGTGCTGGAAAGGGATATGCGATTCGTCGCGGCGTTGAATATGCTGAAGGTGATCTGATTTGTTTTCTCGATAGTGACTTGGCGTATTCTTTAGCGCATCTCGATTTATTAGTTGAGAAATTGCAAACTTGTGATGTCGCGATCGGCAATCGTAGCCTAGTGCGGGGCAATCAGAAGAAGGTTCGCCACGGGCAAAAAGTCGCTGAAAAGATTTTTAATGTTTTACCTCGTAGGATGCTCGATTTGCAGTACAGCGATATGCAGGCGGGATTAAAAGGATTTCGGAAATCAGCCGCTAAGAAACTCTTTTTCTATCAGACGCTGACTGGATTTTCGTTTGATGTCGAACTCATTTATTTAGCGCAAAATTGGGGCTATTCGATCGCAGAAATTCCGGCAAAAGTTTCTGAGAAACATCAGAAAAAGCGGTCGAAAGTGAATTTGATCCAAGACTCGATTAAAATGCTTCTGGATTTACTCAAAATTCGATTCAATGAGCAGCTAGGTCGATATCAATAA
- a CDS encoding glycosyltransferase: MTSSVTKSSESSYKNAFKAQVRSYFDRVAADLDAWNQRNRYYYQDLDRFHQFFIPPGSRVLEVGCGTGTLLAGLDPAVGVGIDFSRSMVDLAQAKYPHLQFYCLDAETLSLEDLPETQFDFIVLSGVLGHLSDVQQVLANLLPFCHARSRLILTFHNFLWQPLLHFAEKIGQRRPQPPQSWLSMDDVLNLLQITGYLPLRSNRRFLCPKQVPLIAPLFNRVLAHLPVLNHFCLTNYVVAKPFGVPSTNQSSCSVIIPARNEAGNIRDAIERLPQLGSHTEVIFVEGHSRDDTWREIQRVVQEGHPQFTLKAFQQSGKGKADAVRLGFAQATGDILMILDADLTVQPEDLPHFYEVIASDRGEFVNGSRLVYPRSGKAMPWLNNWANKFFSLMFSFLLGQSIKDTLCGTKVLRRSDYEKIAAGRSYFGDFDPFGDFDLLFGATKLGLHLVDVPVRYQPRTYGESNIAHFREGLILLKMCLYASRKIKFF, encoded by the coding sequence ATGACTTCTTCTGTTACGAAATCGTCGGAATCGAGCTACAAAAATGCGTTTAAGGCGCAGGTACGATCGTATTTCGATCGCGTTGCCGCTGATCTCGATGCTTGGAACCAACGCAATCGCTATTACTATCAAGATCTCGATCGCTTTCATCAGTTTTTCATTCCGCCCGGTAGCCGCGTTTTAGAAGTCGGTTGCGGAACGGGAACCTTGCTTGCTGGGCTTGATCCAGCGGTTGGAGTCGGGATTGATTTTTCTCGATCAATGGTCGATTTAGCACAGGCGAAATACCCGCATTTACAGTTTTATTGTTTGGATGCGGAAACGCTGAGTTTGGAAGATTTGCCAGAAACGCAGTTTGATTTTATTGTCCTTTCTGGGGTGTTGGGACACTTAAGTGATGTGCAGCAAGTTTTGGCAAATTTACTGCCGTTTTGTCATGCCCGATCGCGGTTGATTTTGACGTTTCACAATTTTTTGTGGCAGCCTTTGTTGCATTTTGCTGAAAAAATTGGACAGCGTCGCCCACAACCCCCGCAAAGTTGGTTATCGATGGATGATGTGCTGAATTTGCTCCAGATTACCGGGTACTTGCCGCTACGATCGAACCGTCGATTTTTGTGTCCGAAACAGGTGCCGCTGATCGCGCCGCTGTTCAATCGGGTGCTGGCACATCTTCCGGTTTTGAATCATTTTTGCTTGACGAATTACGTTGTGGCGAAACCGTTTGGAGTGCCATCAACGAATCAATCTTCTTGTTCAGTAATTATTCCAGCTCGGAATGAAGCGGGAAATATTCGAGATGCGATCGAGCGTCTGCCTCAACTCGGAAGTCATACCGAAGTCATTTTCGTAGAAGGACATTCTCGCGATGACACGTGGAGGGAGATTCAGCGAGTCGTTCAAGAAGGGCACCCGCAATTTACGCTTAAAGCCTTTCAGCAAAGTGGGAAAGGAAAAGCGGATGCGGTACGACTGGGATTTGCACAGGCAACGGGTGATATTTTGATGATTCTGGATGCGGATTTGACCGTACAGCCGGAAGATTTGCCGCATTTTTATGAAGTGATTGCCAGCGATCGAGGTGAATTCGTCAACGGGTCGCGATTGGTGTATCCGCGATCGGGGAAAGCGATGCCCTGGTTGAATAATTGGGCGAATAAGTTTTTTAGCTTGATGTTCTCGTTTTTATTAGGGCAGTCGATCAAAGATACGCTTTGTGGCACGAAAGTGTTACGACGCAGCGACTACGAGAAAATTGCAGCAGGACGAAGCTATTTCGGAGATTTCGATCCGTTTGGTGATTTTGATTTATTATTCGGTGCAACGAAGTTAGGATTACATCTCGTTGATGTGCCTGTGCGATATCAGCCTCGAACTTATGGAGAGTCGAATATTGCTCATTTCCGTGAAGGATTGATTCTGTTAAAGATGTGTCTCTATGCGTCGAGAAAGATTAAGTTCTTTTAG
- a CDS encoding DUF4912 domain-containing protein, whose product MVHKSYSSTVGLALLLTGVAVAEVQLVRAQTTFKLPDSVPQGTNVRIDGSVSMAAVNSILEKRFEQQFPQTQVTAASNGVPAGIQAVLSGQADLAAIGRPLNDQEKAQGLKTALVGRDKIAIVIGANNPFNRSLTIDQFARIFRGEITNWSQVGGPNVPIKFVDRPDSSDTREAFKSYPVFRQAKFATGANAVKLNEDTTEAVASSLGNNGISYATASQARGLKGVKTVTMHGTQPTDLRYPFSQALYYVYKDAANPAVQAFLGLATTETGQTAIDKSGVIESIAVAKTTPAAKPTAETKPAKPATTTAKNSTPTKDGAATAEKSGSGQTVTGAKPQGGENQQGGSSQSGGGNPLAFLFPDDNPGGAAADTGRGLPNWLWWLLPIGSGAALLWMLAGGRRNRRRVSSGRDQGATGTFNAPGYTDPDNGAPYVEGGYDPIQTNGDYSTTIDAPDTNLEWNTESNQLGNLDLDPNVSSNVDHSNPFGNLGGAALAGGAAAAGAWAVNRDRKSKVVLKSRSSQEVEAFWDIPTEDRQAMKQQGGEKLALRLYDVTDIDLSQHPAHSVQQFECDELTQRQRFPIALPDRDYLAEIGYLTPDNEWLSLARSSHVRVPAAPGSSFLGNVTKAGGAAVAGGAAAATGAVDSAKSFLSGDRDTETEPTTEPQTSDAQSPSWFERITHRVGDTTNDVTQTGGAAVAGAGAAAWSFVSGQRNSETTTPTETASFTPETASFTPETPSFTTGETTEINPFMTGETVAPPVPTELGEGRLVLTPRNSRWAYATWDLPRSLRSRIDRDAGDNLVLRLYDVTDGGTRLPSRYEQHDIDEMALSCDVPIPLSDRTYIAEVGYVNSENIWTPLARSTSAHIPAN is encoded by the coding sequence ATGGTGCATAAAAGTTACTCATCCACAGTCGGTCTCGCGCTTCTTCTGACGGGAGTTGCTGTTGCAGAAGTGCAATTAGTTCGGGCGCAGACGACTTTCAAACTCCCCGATTCTGTTCCCCAAGGCACAAACGTTCGCATTGATGGTTCTGTCAGTATGGCAGCAGTCAATTCGATTTTGGAGAAGCGATTTGAACAGCAATTTCCCCAAACTCAAGTCACAGCCGCTTCTAATGGTGTCCCTGCGGGAATTCAAGCCGTTCTGAGCGGACAGGCAGATCTCGCCGCGATCGGTCGCCCACTCAATGACCAGGAAAAAGCGCAAGGCTTGAAAACGGCTCTGGTCGGACGCGACAAAATCGCGATCGTCATCGGTGCCAACAATCCCTTTAATCGAAGTTTGACGATCGACCAATTCGCCCGCATCTTCCGAGGTGAGATCACAAACTGGTCACAGGTCGGCGGTCCAAATGTGCCGATTAAATTTGTCGATCGACCCGACAGCAGCGATACTCGCGAAGCCTTCAAGAGCTATCCCGTCTTCAGACAAGCAAAATTCGCCACAGGCGCAAATGCAGTCAAGCTGAATGAAGACACAACTGAAGCGGTCGCTTCGAGCTTGGGAAATAACGGCATCAGTTACGCTACCGCCAGCCAAGCCAGAGGACTCAAGGGCGTGAAAACCGTGACGATGCACGGAACGCAACCCACCGATCTCCGCTATCCGTTCTCGCAAGCACTCTACTATGTTTACAAAGATGCCGCAAATCCAGCCGTTCAAGCCTTCTTAGGATTAGCAACGACCGAAACTGGACAAACCGCGATCGACAAATCTGGTGTAATTGAATCGATCGCTGTGGCGAAAACGACCCCCGCTGCAAAACCCACAGCAGAAACCAAACCCGCTAAACCCGCAACAACCACCGCAAAAAATAGCACTCCGACAAAAGACGGAGCAGCGACCGCCGAGAAATCAGGAAGCGGTCAAACGGTCACGGGAGCTAAACCCCAAGGCGGCGAAAACCAGCAGGGCGGTAGTTCTCAATCAGGCGGCGGTAATCCTTTAGCGTTCCTGTTCCCTGACGATAATCCGGGTGGAGCCGCTGCCGATACGGGCAGAGGACTCCCGAACTGGCTTTGGTGGCTCTTACCGATCGGTTCTGGTGCTGCCCTACTCTGGATGCTAGCAGGCGGACGACGGAATCGCCGCCGTGTCTCTAGTGGACGAGATCAAGGCGCGACCGGAACCTTCAACGCACCGGGATATACTGATCCTGATAATGGTGCTCCATATGTCGAAGGCGGATACGATCCGATTCAAACAAACGGCGACTATTCCACCACGATCGATGCTCCGGACACCAACTTAGAGTGGAACACCGAGAGCAACCAACTTGGTAATCTCGACCTCGACCCGAATGTCAGCAGCAACGTCGATCACTCAAATCCATTCGGCAATTTAGGCGGTGCAGCATTAGCCGGAGGAGCCGCCGCAGCGGGAGCTTGGGCAGTGAATCGCGATCGTAAGAGTAAAGTCGTGCTCAAATCGCGCAGTTCTCAGGAAGTCGAAGCGTTCTGGGATATTCCGACCGAAGATCGGCAAGCGATGAAACAACAAGGCGGAGAGAAGTTAGCCCTGCGCCTGTACGATGTCACCGATATCGATTTATCGCAGCACCCCGCTCACAGCGTTCAGCAATTCGAGTGTGATGAACTGACCCAGCGCCAACGCTTCCCGATCGCACTTCCCGATCGCGATTATTTAGCAGAAATCGGCTACCTCACGCCTGATAACGAATGGCTGAGTTTAGCGCGATCGTCTCATGTTCGCGTTCCGGCTGCACCGGGTAGCTCTTTCTTGGGCAATGTGACGAAAGCTGGAGGAGCCGCTGTTGCTGGAGGAGCCGCTGCTGCAACGGGCGCGGTCGATTCTGCGAAATCGTTCTTATCGGGCGATCGCGATACCGAAACGGAACCGACAACTGAGCCGCAAACTTCAGATGCTCAGTCTCCAAGCTGGTTTGAACGAATTACGCATCGTGTCGGTGATACGACAAACGATGTTACACAAACCGGAGGAGCCGCTGTTGCCGGAGCGGGAGCCGCTGCCTGGTCGTTCGTTTCGGGTCAGCGTAATTCTGAAACTACGACTCCAACCGAAACCGCATCGTTTACTCCAGAAACCGCATCGTTTACTCCAGAAACCCCATCGTTCACCACAGGTGAAACGACTGAAATTAATCCGTTCATGACGGGTGAAACCGTTGCACCACCCGTACCAACCGAGTTGGGTGAAGGTCGTTTAGTCCTGACTCCCCGGAATTCTCGCTGGGCGTATGCGACCTGGGATCTGCCTCGATCGCTGCGATCGCGAATCGATCGTGATGCAGGCGATAACTTAGTCCTGCGTTTGTACGATGTCACCGATGGCGGCACTCGTCTCCCGTCTCGCTACGAGCAGCATGACATTGATGAAATGGCGCTCTCGTGCGATGTGCCGATTCCGTTGAGCGATCGCACTTATATCGCTGAAGTCGGTTATGTGAATTCTGAAAATATCTGGACTCCGTTAGCTCGATCGACTTCCGCCCACATTCCAGCAAACTAA
- a CDS encoding ABC transporter permease, which produces MEKYLKSKSAAFVLPFIATVLLFVVWELAVIIFKIPPFNLPAPTNVLNALINFAPQLTVNALRTLWTTMLGFVIAVVVGVVLGFIIGYSKAAYLTLYPLLVAFNTIPKAALVPLLAIWFGANAIPATLTAFLLAFFPIAVNVALGLDTVEPEMKDVLRALGANQVETFQKVGWPHTLPYIFASLKIAASFAFIGTVISESVASNAGLGFLIVQATADFNVPLAFAALLILALMGVLLYGFFIFVEKKVIYWAR; this is translated from the coding sequence ATGGAAAAGTATCTCAAGTCAAAATCGGCTGCTTTTGTGCTACCGTTTATTGCTACGGTTTTGCTCTTTGTGGTGTGGGAGTTGGCGGTCATTATCTTTAAGATTCCGCCGTTTAATTTACCTGCGCCGACGAATGTTCTCAATGCGCTGATCAATTTTGCACCTCAACTGACCGTGAATGCGCTACGGACGCTCTGGACAACGATGTTGGGATTTGTGATAGCAGTCGTAGTTGGCGTGGTGCTGGGATTCATTATCGGATATTCCAAGGCGGCTTATCTGACGCTGTATCCGCTGTTGGTGGCGTTTAACACGATTCCAAAAGCGGCGTTGGTTCCACTGTTAGCAATTTGGTTTGGAGCGAATGCGATTCCGGCGACATTGACGGCGTTTTTGCTGGCATTTTTCCCGATCGCGGTTAACGTGGCACTCGGTTTAGATACGGTTGAACCGGAGATGAAAGACGTACTGAGGGCGCTAGGTGCGAACCAGGTTGAAACGTTTCAGAAAGTAGGATGGCCGCATACCCTGCCTTACATCTTCGCATCGCTGAAGATTGCGGCTTCGTTTGCGTTTATTGGAACCGTGATTTCTGAATCGGTTGCTTCAAATGCAGGATTGGGATTCTTGATTGTGCAGGCAACTGCTGATTTTAATGTTCCACTCGCGTTCGCGGCGCTGTTAATTTTGGCGTTGATGGGTGTATTGCTCTACGGCTTCTTTATTTTTGTTGAGAAGAAGGTGATTTACTGGGCGCGTTAG
- a CDS encoding ABC transporter ATP-binding protein: protein MVQPRIDSLLNDSDIQGGEPLLEFDKVGLEYPFEGSMRRIIQEVSLSIQPGEFVSFVGPSGCGKTSILRMVSGLNPAPIGEIRYRGTPIKKPLRNTGIAFQNPVMLPWRNTIDNVMLPLEIVEPYKKDFRQRKGEYVRMAQDLLATVRLQDFQKQYPWQLSGGMRQRASLCRSLIHSPEILLLDEPFGALDAFTREEMWGMLQNLWMRVKCVGILITHDLREAVFLSDTVYVMGPRPSSIIYKVKIELPRPRTLEMEISDEFNHYFASIRQHIHHN, encoded by the coding sequence ATGGTTCAGCCTCGCATCGATTCCCTGCTGAACGACTCTGACATTCAGGGCGGAGAACCGCTGTTAGAGTTCGATAAAGTGGGTCTAGAGTATCCGTTTGAAGGCTCAATGCGCCGGATTATTCAGGAAGTTAGCCTCTCGATTCAACCTGGTGAATTCGTGTCGTTTGTAGGTCCTTCAGGTTGCGGAAAGACTTCGATTCTCCGGATGGTGTCAGGATTGAATCCGGCTCCGATCGGAGAAATTCGCTACCGGGGAACGCCGATTAAGAAGCCGCTTCGCAACACCGGAATCGCGTTTCAAAATCCAGTCATGTTGCCGTGGCGTAATACGATCGACAATGTGATGCTGCCGCTCGAAATTGTAGAGCCGTATAAAAAAGATTTTCGGCAGCGCAAAGGTGAATATGTTCGGATGGCGCAGGATCTCTTGGCAACAGTGCGATTGCAGGACTTCCAGAAGCAGTATCCGTGGCAGTTGTCAGGAGGAATGCGGCAGCGGGCATCGTTGTGTCGATCGCTGATTCATAGTCCAGAAATTTTATTGTTAGATGAACCGTTCGGGGCGCTAGATGCGTTTACCCGCGAAGAAATGTGGGGAATGCTGCAAAATCTCTGGATGCGGGTGAAGTGCGTCGGCATTCTGATTACTCACGATTTACGGGAAGCCGTGTTTTTGTCAGATACGGTTTACGTCATGGGTCCGCGTCCGAGTTCGATCATTTACAAAGTCAAGATCGAGCTACCGCGTCCGAGAACATTAGAGATGGAAATCAGCGACGAGTTTAATCACTATTTCGCCAGCATTCGCCAACACATTCACCACAACTAA
- a CDS encoding ABC transporter substrate-binding protein — MKKVSKRLSSLSLLAASVLIFGGCNSQPNATAPAGGGTAGSPAASPATNPQGLKAVRVQLSFLKQSLDAPLILAIKNGYFAQEGLNVSYERGFGNSDTISKLGTGKFDLSFSDMYNALEFNEKNPNDRVMAVAVTQNKAPFAILTLKDKGINSPKDLTGRKLGAPAGDGPRKLFPVLAKQVGIDPNSVEWTTMEPRLRESFLLQGQVDAISGFATSALPGLLKGGKKPEDVNIFYYTDNGLEFYGNAILAKASFVEQNPDTVRAFVKAYMRGLQDTLKDPSAALDAVMASDDSKLMDREAEKVRLQIALERMLVNPEVEKNGLGAIDTTRLEQTLKQTAEGFGLKATPAIADIFTDKFLPPKEERALPSDRKPLS; from the coding sequence GTGAAGAAAGTATCAAAGCGACTCTCAAGCCTATCTCTCCTTGCTGCCTCAGTGCTGATCTTTGGCGGCTGTAATTCTCAACCGAATGCAACCGCTCCAGCGGGTGGTGGCACAGCAGGTAGCCCTGCGGCGAGTCCAGCTACTAATCCTCAAGGACTCAAAGCCGTTCGAGTTCAGCTTTCATTTTTGAAACAAAGTTTAGATGCACCGCTGATTCTGGCGATTAAAAACGGCTACTTTGCTCAGGAAGGTTTGAATGTTTCCTATGAGCGCGGCTTCGGGAATTCTGACACGATTAGCAAACTCGGAACCGGAAAATTTGATTTGTCCTTCAGCGATATGTATAACGCGCTGGAGTTTAATGAGAAAAACCCGAACGATCGAGTGATGGCGGTTGCGGTGACTCAGAACAAAGCACCCTTTGCGATTCTAACGCTCAAAGACAAGGGAATTAATTCGCCCAAGGATTTAACGGGTAGAAAGCTGGGTGCACCTGCGGGAGACGGTCCTCGTAAGCTTTTCCCCGTGCTTGCGAAGCAAGTTGGCATTGATCCGAACTCGGTTGAGTGGACGACAATGGAGCCGAGACTGCGAGAAAGTTTCTTGCTTCAAGGACAAGTCGATGCGATCAGTGGATTCGCAACCTCAGCCCTTCCGGGATTGCTCAAAGGTGGGAAAAAACCTGAAGATGTCAACATCTTCTACTACACCGACAATGGACTGGAATTTTATGGCAACGCAATTTTAGCGAAAGCAAGCTTTGTGGAGCAAAATCCTGACACCGTAAGAGCATTTGTTAAAGCCTATATGCGCGGGCTTCAAGACACGTTGAAAGATCCGTCGGCTGCACTCGATGCGGTGATGGCTTCGGATGACTCGAAGCTGATGGATCGAGAAGCTGAAAAGGTGCGGTTGCAAATCGCGTTAGAGCGAATGCTAGTCAATCCAGAAGTGGAAAAGAACGGTTTAGGAGCGATCGACACAACACGATTAGAACAAACCTTGAAGCAGACGGCTGAAGGATTTGGACTGAAGGCAACGCCAGCGATCGCGGATATTTTCACCGATAAGTTCTTGCCGCCGAAAGAAGAGCGGGCACTGCCGAGCGATCGTAAACCGCTTTCCTAA
- a CDS encoding GntR family transcriptional regulator: MLSARSLQRSQLLHEQTYEMLRSAILSGELAAGSRLIETQLAEQLQVSRTPIREALRLLQRDHLVTVDAQGAMRVALLSIEDAIQLYDCRIALEQLSVSAACRMATPEQLEQIESTLQQAERAILNSSHSLTPYQLLHLDYQFHRLLAESSDNTWLVQILDQVFDKMSLLRLRTIEHNPNVLEIRGEHRRILEAIRKRDALAAMQAIQYHLISSKDRVVEEIQALDQHSLEPSENSETF, from the coding sequence ATGCTTTCTGCTCGATCGCTGCAACGATCCCAACTCTTACACGAACAAACCTACGAAATGCTGCGATCGGCGATTTTGTCAGGCGAACTTGCCGCCGGAAGCCGCTTGATCGAAACGCAGCTTGCCGAACAACTTCAAGTCAGCCGAACTCCGATTCGAGAAGCATTACGCCTCCTTCAGCGCGATCATCTTGTAACGGTCGATGCTCAGGGTGCGATGCGCGTGGCGCTCTTGTCGATCGAAGACGCGATTCAGCTTTATGACTGCCGCATTGCACTAGAGCAGCTTTCGGTTTCTGCGGCTTGTCGAATGGCAACTCCTGAGCAGCTTGAGCAGATTGAATCAACCTTGCAGCAAGCAGAACGAGCGATTCTGAATTCCTCTCATTCGCTGACTCCTTACCAACTTTTGCACCTAGACTATCAATTTCATCGATTGTTAGCAGAGAGTTCCGACAATACCTGGCTAGTGCAAATCTTGGATCAGGTGTTTGATAAGATGTCGCTTCTACGACTAAGAACGATCGAGCACAATCCCAACGTGTTAGAGATTCGAGGTGAGCACCGTCGGATTCTCGAAGCGATCAGAAAACGAGATGCACTTGCGGCAATGCAGGCGATTCAGTATCACCTGATTTCGAGTAAAGACCGTGTGGTAGAGGAGATTCAAGCGCTTGATCAGCACTCTCTCGAACCCTCTGAAAATTCGGAAACGTTTTAG